One segment of Actinomyces sp. 432 DNA contains the following:
- a CDS encoding CarD family transcriptional regulator, which produces MTFEVGETVVYPHHGAARIIDIRQRKVRGEEKTYLQLEVAQGDLTILVPADSVDLIGVRDVVDESGLERVFEVLRAPLTEEPTNWSRRFKANQEKIASGDVIKVAEVVRDLSRRDTDRGLSAGEKRMLAKARQILVSELALAQKTAEEEAENTLDEVLGSGTAA; this is translated from the coding sequence ATGACATTCGAAGTCGGCGAGACCGTTGTCTATCCCCACCACGGAGCGGCTCGGATCATTGATATCCGTCAGCGCAAGGTCAGGGGCGAGGAGAAGACCTATCTGCAGCTCGAGGTCGCGCAGGGTGACCTGACGATCCTGGTCCCGGCGGACAGCGTCGACCTCATCGGGGTACGTGACGTGGTAGACGAGTCCGGGCTGGAGCGCGTGTTCGAGGTGCTGCGGGCCCCGCTGACGGAGGAGCCCACCAACTGGTCGCGGCGTTTCAAGGCCAATCAGGAGAAGATCGCCTCCGGTGACGTCATCAAGGTGGCTGAGGTCGTGCGCGACCTGTCCCGCCGGGACACCGACCGAGGCTTGTCAGCGGGGGAGAAGCGCATGCTCGCCAAGGCCCGCCAGATCCTCGTATCCGAGCTCGCCCTCGCGCAGAAGACCGCCGAGGAGGAGGCCGAGAACACCCTTGACGAGGTCCTCGGCTCCGGCACGGCCGCCTGA